TGGAGCCCTGGACGTCAGTTCGCTCCGGCCGAGCCCGCGGCGGCCTTCCGGCGCACGTCGTCCATGTCGACGGCCCTGATCTTTCCGATGAGCTCCTCCAGTGCCTGCGGCGGCAGGGCACCCGGCTCGGCGTACAGGACCGTCCGGTCGCGGACGGCCATCAGGGTGGGGATGGAGGAGATGCGGAAACCCGCGGCGAGTTCGGGCTGTGCCTCGGTGTCGACCTTGCCGAAGACGATGTCCGGATGCCGCTCGGCCGCCTTGTCGTAGACGGGGGCGAAACGGCGGCACGGTCCGCACCAGGCGGCCCAGAAGTCGATCAGCACGATCTCCGAACCGGTGACGGTCTCCTCGAAGTTGTCCTTGGTCAGTTCTACGGTGGGCATGCTTTCCGGTCTCCTCTCATATACCCGGAGGGGTATCTCGATCCCTTCGGTTCAACCGGTGCCGGCCCGGGTTTGTTCCAGGCAGACGGGCGGCAGCGGGAACCAGCGCATCCGCTCGAAGTCGGCCGGCAGCCCGGTGGGGCCGTCGTCGAGGGAATCCGCACGGCGGGTGAGCACCTCGCGCGCACGGTCGAGTTGGCCCGACAGCGCTTCTTCGCCCAGCCGGTGGTGGTGAACCGTCGACCCGGTGATCCGTCCGTCGGCGGCGAAGCGCACGTCGGTCAGCCGCAGCGGGGGAGAGGCCGGGCCGGTGCGATGGCGCCACAGGCCGGTGTGCGGGTCGAAGCGGTAGTCGGGAAGGAGCCGGTGGCCGTACGCGGCGATCAGCTCGACCGCGTCGATGAGGTAGTCGCGGACGGTGTCGCTGATGAAGTAGTTGAAGTTGACGCGGATCCAGCCGGGTTTGATGCCGTCGCAGCCGTGGACGACCTCGTCGAGCAGGGCATGGGAAGTGGCCGTGTCGATGGCGAGCAGGCGGTGCCCGTAGGGCCCGGCGCAGGAGCAGCCGCCGCGGGCTTGGATGCCGAAGAGGTCGTTGAGCAGGGCGACGACGTAGTTGTGATGGAGGTAGGCGTGGTCGCCGTGCCGGATGCGGAACGAGATGATGGACAGGCGGCGGGCGTGGTGGTTGCCGAGGATCTCGATACCGGGGTTGCGGTCCCACCGGGCGAGCGCACGTTTCCAGTGCCGTTCCTCGGCGGCCTGGATGGTGTCGGTGCCGACGGCCTGTTTGAGGGCGAGGACCAGACCGGCGCGGATCGACTCCACGATCGCCGGGGTGCCGCCCTCCTCCCTGGCGACCGGGTCGTCCAGATACCGGTGGCCGATCGGGTCGACGAAGGCGACCGTGCCGCCGCCCGGCACGGTGGGCACCTGGTTGCGAACCAGTTCGCGGCGTACGACGAGCACGCCCGGGGTCTGCGGGCCGCCGACGAACTTGTGCGGGGACAGGAAGACCGCGTCCTTGTGGTCGTCGGCGCCGGGGGTGCTCTCGGCGACCCGGAGGGGTACGTACGGGGCGGCGGCCGCGTAGTCCCAGAAGGACAGCGCGCCGTGCGCGTGCAGCAGTTGGGCGATACGGTCGGTGTCGGTGAGGATGCCGGTGACGTTGGAGGCGGCGGAGAAGCTGCCGATACGCAGCGGCCGGCCGGAGTACCGGACCAACTGCGCTTCCAGCTCGGCGGGATCGATGTGACCGTCCGCGTCCTCGCCGATGACCACGACGTCGGCGACCGACTCCCGCCAGGGCAGTTCGTTCGAGTGGTGCTCGTACGGGCCGACGAACACGACCGGGCGTACGGCCCGCGGCAGCGGGTCGGGGCGGCGCAGCTCCAGGATGCCCACCAGTTTGTTGACCGCCGCGGTCGCTCCCGAGCCGCAGAAGATGACCAGGTCGTCCTCGGTGCCGCCGACCGCGTCGCGGATGATCCGGCGGGCATCCTCGCGCAGCCGGGTCGTCTGCAGGCCGGTGCTGGAACTTTCCGTGTGGGTGTTGCCGTACAGGGGCAGTACCTGTTCGCGCACGAAGTCCTCGACGAAGTCCAGGGAGCGGCCGGAGGCGGTGTAGTCGGCGTAGACGAGGCGTCGGGGGCCGTAGGGGCCCTCCAGCACCTCGCCGTCGCCGATGAGGCCGCGGCGGATGCGGTCCAGAAGGGGGACGGCGGGCGGTGCCAGGTGCGTGCTCATGGTGCCAGTCCGATGCCGATCTCGGGTGGCTGCTGCAGTGTGTTGTGGACAGTGCAGCGCGAGGCGACGGCGAGCAGGGCCGCGCGGCGCTGCTCGGGCAGTCCGGGGGGCGGGACGATCGTGACGTGCACGGAGGCCACGCGGGCGGGCCGGTCGGTGGCCATGGTGAATTCTGCACGGACGCGCAGTCCGGCCTGGTCCAGGCCGTGCCGGTGCAGGAAGCGGCCCGCGTAGAAGGCGACGCAGGTGGCCAGGGAGGCGGCGAACAGCTCGGTGGGGGTGGGCGCGATGTCGGTGCCGCCCGCCTCGACGGGCTGGTCGACATGCAAACGGTGGCCGCGGATGTCCACGGTGTAGATGTCGCGTTCGGCGTGGGTCACCTCGAAGCGGTGCACGTCCGCGTCCTGTGCCTGGTTCGTGGGGAGGGTCTGCGGTGCGGTGCCGGTCATGGCAGGGCCTCTCTCGTCGGCGTCGACTGCTGCCAGTTCCAGTCGACCGCGAACCCCGCTGCTGATCGAGAGGCCGACGGGGTGCGCCAGGGGCCGTTCGGCCCTGGCGCCGACAGCCGTAGGAAAATACCCTGGTGGGTATTTTTTCAGGAGGTTCATGGCGGGCCGTCGGCGCGCCGGGCCTGTCGGGGTGGGGCGAGACATACCCGGGTGGGTACCAGGTGGAGACCTGTGGCCCATGCCCCGCTCTCACCTTCCGGATGACAGTGGGGGCATGGGCACACACATCGCGATACTCGGAGGCGGCACCGGAGGCACGCTGACGGCAAACCGGCTGCGCCGCATGTACGGCCAGAACGACAATCCGGACCGCGCTCGGCCAGGCCGGCGTGCGGGAGGAGCAGGCGAGTCGGGTCGCGGGCCGCGTCGGCGGTGAGGGCCGCCCACACTCCCGGCCCGCCGCCCTGGTCCTGGCCCATCTACTGCGTGACGCGGGTGATGGGCTGATGTGCGGGAGCGAGCCGCAGGCACCGCACGGCGATCCTGCGCCCGCAGGTTGTCACAGGACATGTGTCCTTGGTGTCGTGGCAGGTCCGCCGAGTCCTGCTGTCGCCGTCGGGCTCATGCTCCTTCGCCAGATCCGGTCGCGGTCCCCGGGAGCCGTCTGTCCTTCCACAAAGTAGTGGGCACCCGCCGGGAACTCACCGGCTCCGCCTCCCGACTACTGCAACACAGCCCGTCGCCCCACGGGCACCCCGCTGCAAGGGAGCCACGCATGTCGAAGAAACGGCCCGTCGCCATCGCCCTGGCCGGCGCCCTGTGTCTGGTCACCGCGGCCTGCGCCGACTCCTCGACCGACACGGACACCACCGCCGACGGCAAGGCCGCGGCGGCCGCCGCGACGTCCGGCTACCCGGTGACCCTGGAGAACTGCGGAGTGTCGGAAAAGATCACCAAGGAACCGAGCCGGGTCGTCGTCATGAACGGTGCCTCGGTCGCCGAGGTCTCCACGCTCCTCGCCCTCGGCGTACAGGACAAGATCGTCGCCAACCAGCAGACCTACGGCATGTCCGAGGTCACGGGACGTGCCGCCGCCATCAAGGCGCTGCCCACCGGAGACGTCAAACTCAACGACGCCTACGACATCCCCCGCGAGGCGATGATCGGCCTGCGCCCCGACCTGGTGCTGTCCACCACCTCGTACGGCTTCGACGAGAGGAACGGCTTCGCCACCCGCGAGCAGCTGAAGCAGGTCGGGGCGAACACCTACGTGTCCCCACAGGGCTGCGACCAGGACACCTCCAGGATGACGATCGCCGACAGCTACACCCTGCTGCGCGACATGGGCAAGGTCTTCGACAGGAGCGACGAGGCCGAGAAGATCATCGCCGCGTCGGAAAAGCACATCGCCGAGGTGGCCGCCAAGGTGAAGGGCGAGAAACAGCCCAAGGTCATGGTCCTGTTCTCCAACATGGCCATGGGCGGCAACGACTTCAGCTCCGTCGTCGCCAAGGGCGTCTACAACGACATCCTCGCCAAGGCCGGCGGCTCCAACGCCTTCGAGAACGCCTCCAAGTCCTCCTTCGCCGACCTGAGCAAGGAGAAGGTGGCCGCCACCGACATCGACGCCCTCGTCGTCATCGGCTACAACGACCCGAACCCGGCGGCCTACGCCAGGAAACTGCTGAAGGAGTTCCCCCAGTGGCCGGCCGCGAAGAACAACACGTACGTGGCACTGTCGGACTCGATGTACCTCGGCCCCAGCAACGACCTGGCCGTAGAGAAGATCGCCAAGGCCCTGCACCCCGACAAGGTCTGAACGGCCTGCGGCTGTCCCTCGCCGTCGGCGTCCTCCTTGCCGCGCTCGTCGCGGTCATGGTGGTGGCGGTGAGCATCGGCGCGGTCAACATCCCCGTCGGCGACGTGTGGCGGATCCTCCTGCACCGCATCACCGGCCAGGGCACCACCGCGGACCCCGCCCTGGATCAGATCGTGTGGACCTTCCGGGCACCCCGGGTCGCCCTGGCCGCCCTGGTGGGCGCGGGCCTGGCAGTGGCGGGGGCGGTGCTGCAGACCCTGGTCACCAACCCGCTCGCCGACCCTGTCGTCCTCGGCTTCTCCTACGGCGCCTCGTTCGGCGCGGTCCTCGTCATCACCCTCGGCGGCGTCGCGCTCGGCGGTCTCGGCGCGCTAGGTGTGTCCGGCGCGGCGTTCGTCGGCGCCCTGGCGGCCGGTGCCCTGGTCTTCGTCCTGGGGCAGCGGCAGGGCCGGCTCGCCCCCACCCGGGTGGTGCTGGCGGGGGTCGCGGTCGGCTACGTCCTGCTGTCGATGACCAGCTTCGTCCAGCTCCTGGCGACGCCCACCGAACTGCGTACGGTGATGTTCTGGATGCTGGGCAGTGTCGCCGGCGCCCAATGGAGCCAGCTGCCCACCGTCACGGTCGTCGTCCTGACGAGCACGGTCGTGCTGACCCTGCTGGGCCGACGGCTCAACGCACTGCTCGCCGGCGACGAGTCGGCGACCGCGCTCGGTGTGGACGTCCACCGGCTGCGCGCCGGCCTGCTGGTCGTCAGCGCACTGCTCACCGGCACCGTCATCGCCGTCGCGGGCGGGGTCGGCTTCGTCGGCCTGATGATCCCTCACCTGGTCCGCCTCACCACCGGCGCCGACCACCGCAGACTCATCCCCCTGACCGCGCTCCTGGGCGCCGTCTACCTGGTCCTCGTCGACCTGCTCTCCCGCACCCTCACCCGCCCCAACGAACTCCCGCTGGGCATCCTCACCGCCCTGCTCGGGGCCCCCTTCTTCCTGTGGCTGCTGCGCCGCAACAAGGGCCTGGACGCCATATGAAACTGACCGTCGACCAGCTCCACATCACCCTGGACCGCAGGCCGATCCTCCGCGCGGTGCACCTGGAAGCCGCCAAGGGAGACATCGTCGGCCTCGTCGGGCCGAACGGCAGCGGCAAGTCCACCCTGCTCCGCACGGTCTACCGCTCACTGCGCCCCGCCGACGGCGTGGTCAGGGTGGGCGGCGACGACGTGTGGGAACTCTCCTCCCGCACGGCTGCCCGGCGTACGGCGGCGGTCCTCCAGGACGCCGGCACCACCACCGGCCTGACGGTGACCGAGATCGTCGCCCTCGGCCGAACCCCCCACCACGGGCTGATGGGCCGGGACGGCGCCGAGGACCGCGAGGCGGTCGCCGAAGCGGTCGCCCGATGCGGAGTTGCGCCCTTCGCGGACCGGGACTACGCCACCCTCTCCGGCGGTGAACGCCAACGCGTGCTGCTGGCCCGTGCCCTCGCCCAGCGCCCCCAGCTCCTGGTCCTGGACGAACTCACCAACCACCTCGACATCCGCGCCCGGTTCGAGCTCCTCGACCTCATCCGCAGCACCGGGATCACCACCCTGGCCGTACTGCACGACCTCGACCTCGCCGCCCGCCTCTGCGACCACCTCGTCGTGCTCCACGAGGGTGAGGTGGTCGCGGCCGGACCGGTGCTGGAGGTCCTGACTCCGGACCTGCTCTGCGATGTCTTCGGTGTCCGGGGCGACACGGAACGTCACGCGGACGGCGTCGTCCGCATCACCTACGCCGCCCAGCCCCTCGCTGACGCCCGGGCGCCCGAGCCGGCGCACCGGTGACGCCACAGACATCGCTCACCCTGACGGTCACGGACCGCCCGCACGATCGCGAGCTGTGGAAGCCTCGCCTCGGGCGACGCCTACGGCTACGAGGGCACCCTTGTCCGGCCGGCCTGTTGGGGGACCGCCGGATCATGAGCCGCGGTTCCACCGGGGTGTTGGCCGTACCGGGCCTGTTCTGACGGCGACGGCCAATCAGAACCCGTCGGATTCTGATCACGAGAAGACCAAAGTCGGTCCTACAATGCCCTCTTGTGCCTGCACGCTGGATTCGGGGGGTTCGGTGGGGGAACGAGGGGTGCCTGCGGGCGTGTTGCGGTTCATCGCGCTGCGGGCGTGGGTGTATCGCGCGTTGCTCAGTGCCGCCCTGCTGACCGTGCTGTTGACCACGACCGTACTGGCTGCGCTCGCCGCCTACTCGGGCGCGATAGGCGATGCGGCGCTGCGGCGGTCGCTCGCGGAGCAACGCGCCACTGCGGAGGCCGCTCTGGTGGTCAAGGGCGACGTGCCGGCCGACGAGCGGCGGGCGGCCGACGACGCCGTGCGGGCGGGGGCCCGGGCCGTCTTCGCCGGGCTGCCCGTGCGGGTGCGTACCCTGCTGCGTTCCGGACCCTACGCTCTGCCGCCCGCGCTGCGGCCGGCCTCCGGGCAGGACGGGAACCCGGATCTCACGATCTTCGCGGACCTGGATCGCACGCAGGTGCGGATCGTGGCGGGGCGGCTGCCCCGTGAGGTGGATGCCGCCGGGTCCATCGAGGTCGCACTGCCGCAGAGCGCCGCCCGGCAGCTCGGGGTGGCACCCGGTGCCCGGCTGACCCTCACCGACCGGCTGCACGGCCCGGCGGTGCGGGTGCTGATCACCGGCGTGTACCGGCCGGTGGACGTCCGGGCACCCTACTGGCAGTTGGACGACCTGGGGGGCCGTGGCGTACAGGCGTCGAGTTTCACGACATACGGGCCGCTGCTCACGGCTGCTGGCGTGCCCACGTCGGGGCGGGTGAGCGTCGGGGCGTCGGGCTGGCTGGCGTCGGCCGACTACTCGTCGCTGACGACGGAGCGGATCGGCGCGCTGCGCGATGCCGTGCGCTCGGGGAGCGCGGAGCTGCGCGAGCGGCCCGCGCTCAGTGGTGCGACCGTGGCGGCCACCGGGTTGCCCGAGGTACTGGACCGCATCGAACGCTCCCTGCTCGTCACGCGGTCCAGCATGCTGATCGTCGCCGGTCAGCTCGGACTGCTCGCGGTCTGTGCCCTGTTGCTCGTCGCGCGGTCGCTCAGCTCCGAGCGCGTGGCCGAGACCGGGTTGCTCCGTGCGCGTGGTGCGACCCGGGCCTGGGTGGCGGGCCTGGCGGGGCTGGAGGCCTTGCTGATCTCCGTGCCGGCGATAGTGGTGGCGCCGCTGTTGTCGGGGCCGTTGACGCGGCTGTTGGTCGGGCAGGGTGCGCTGGGC
The DNA window shown above is from Streptomyces sp. NBC_01451 and carries:
- a CDS encoding thioredoxin family protein translates to MPTVELTKDNFEETVTGSEIVLIDFWAAWCGPCRRFAPVYDKAAERHPDIVFGKVDTEAQPELAAGFRISSIPTLMAVRDRTVLYAEPGALPPQALEELIGKIRAVDMDDVRRKAAAGSAGAN
- a CDS encoding aminotransferase class V-fold PLP-dependent enzyme, with protein sequence MSTHLAPPAVPLLDRIRRGLIGDGEVLEGPYGPRRLVYADYTASGRSLDFVEDFVREQVLPLYGNTHTESSSTGLQTTRLREDARRIIRDAVGGTEDDLVIFCGSGATAAVNKLVGILELRRPDPLPRAVRPVVFVGPYEHHSNELPWRESVADVVVIGEDADGHIDPAELEAQLVRYSGRPLRIGSFSAASNVTGILTDTDRIAQLLHAHGALSFWDYAAAAPYVPLRVAESTPGADDHKDAVFLSPHKFVGGPQTPGVLVVRRELVRNQVPTVPGGGTVAFVDPIGHRYLDDPVAREEGGTPAIVESIRAGLVLALKQAVGTDTIQAAEERHWKRALARWDRNPGIEILGNHHARRLSIISFRIRHGDHAYLHHNYVVALLNDLFGIQARGGCSCAGPYGHRLLAIDTATSHALLDEVVHGCDGIKPGWIRVNFNYFISDTVRDYLIDAVELIAAYGHRLLPDYRFDPHTGLWRHRTGPASPPLRLTDVRFAADGRITGSTVHHHRLGEEALSGQLDRAREVLTRRADSLDDGPTGLPADFERMRWFPLPPVCLEQTRAGTG
- a CDS encoding OsmC family protein translates to MTGTAPQTLPTNQAQDADVHRFEVTHAERDIYTVDIRGHRLHVDQPVEAGGTDIAPTPTELFAASLATCVAFYAGRFLHRHGLDQAGLRVRAEFTMATDRPARVASVHVTIVPPPGLPEQRRAALLAVASRCTVHNTLQQPPEIGIGLAP
- a CDS encoding ABC transporter substrate-binding protein, giving the protein MSKKRPVAIALAGALCLVTAACADSSTDTDTTADGKAAAAAATSGYPVTLENCGVSEKITKEPSRVVVMNGASVAEVSTLLALGVQDKIVANQQTYGMSEVTGRAAAIKALPTGDVKLNDAYDIPREAMIGLRPDLVLSTTSYGFDERNGFATREQLKQVGANTYVSPQGCDQDTSRMTIADSYTLLRDMGKVFDRSDEAEKIIAASEKHIAEVAAKVKGEKQPKVMVLFSNMAMGGNDFSSVVAKGVYNDILAKAGGSNAFENASKSSFADLSKEKVAATDIDALVVIGYNDPNPAAYARKLLKEFPQWPAAKNNTYVALSDSMYLGPSNDLAVEKIAKALHPDKV
- a CDS encoding FecCD family ABC transporter permease, producing the protein MVVAVSIGAVNIPVGDVWRILLHRITGQGTTADPALDQIVWTFRAPRVALAALVGAGLAVAGAVLQTLVTNPLADPVVLGFSYGASFGAVLVITLGGVALGGLGALGVSGAAFVGALAAGALVFVLGQRQGRLAPTRVVLAGVAVGYVLLSMTSFVQLLATPTELRTVMFWMLGSVAGAQWSQLPTVTVVVLTSTVVLTLLGRRLNALLAGDESATALGVDVHRLRAGLLVVSALLTGTVIAVAGGVGFVGLMIPHLVRLTTGADHRRLIPLTALLGAVYLVLVDLLSRTLTRPNELPLGILTALLGAPFFLWLLRRNKGLDAI
- a CDS encoding ABC transporter ATP-binding protein, with translation MKLTVDQLHITLDRRPILRAVHLEAAKGDIVGLVGPNGSGKSTLLRTVYRSLRPADGVVRVGGDDVWELSSRTAARRTAAVLQDAGTTTGLTVTEIVALGRTPHHGLMGRDGAEDREAVAEAVARCGVAPFADRDYATLSGGERQRVLLARALAQRPQLLVLDELTNHLDIRARFELLDLIRSTGITTLAVLHDLDLAARLCDHLVVLHEGEVVAAGPVLEVLTPDLLCDVFGVRGDTERHADGVVRITYAAQPLADARAPEPAHR